A region from the Canis aureus isolate CA01 chromosome 8, VMU_Caureus_v.1.0, whole genome shotgun sequence genome encodes:
- the C8H1orf146 gene encoding protein SPO16 homolog isoform X3 — translation MLKCMSYEVATALENQSHKIRYSDSVENGSIIFSLSGVAFLLMDAKECFISAEEIFLAKIEKFINIHQKSFLVLSAALHGPEEWKLMFRIQQRFLGSNLRILPVHNTVNAINLMCTIAKTASKPYTDRICYRMITTEAYIIEQSPVWKTLQKLKLSSDPFNLN, via the exons agttacGAAGTTGCAACTGCCCTAGAAAATCAAAGCCACAAGATTCGGTATTCAGATTCAGTGGAAAATGGAtcaattatattttctctttctg GAGTTGCATTTTTATTGATGGATGCTAAAGAATGCTTTATATCAGCTGAAGAAATATTTCTAGCCAAAATTGAGAAGTTTATTAATATTCACCAAAAGAGTTTTTTGGTTCTGTCTGCTGCCCTCCATGGGCCTGAGGAATGGAAACTGATGTTCAGGATTCAGCAAAG attcctGGGTAGTAACTTACGGATACTTCCAGTACACAACACAGTAAATGCTATTAATCTTATGTGCACTATAGCTAAG ACTGCCTCCAAACCATACACAGATAGGATCTGCTATAGAATGATAACAACTGAGGCTTACATCATTGAGCAAAGTCCTGTTTGGAAAACACTTCAAAAGTTAAAACTGAGTAGTGATCCATTTAACCTAAATTAG
- the C8H1orf146 gene encoding protein SPO16 homolog isoform X2: MNMDFKAFLMLKCMSYEVATALENQSHKIRYSDSVENGSIIFSLSGVAFLLMDAKECFISAEEIFLAKIEKFINIHQKSFLVLSAALHGPEEWKLMFRIQQRFLGSNLRILPVHNTVNAINLMCTIAKTASKPYTDRICYRMITTEAYIIEQSPVWKTLQKLKLSSDPFNLN, encoded by the exons agttacGAAGTTGCAACTGCCCTAGAAAATCAAAGCCACAAGATTCGGTATTCAGATTCAGTGGAAAATGGAtcaattatattttctctttctg GAGTTGCATTTTTATTGATGGATGCTAAAGAATGCTTTATATCAGCTGAAGAAATATTTCTAGCCAAAATTGAGAAGTTTATTAATATTCACCAAAAGAGTTTTTTGGTTCTGTCTGCTGCCCTCCATGGGCCTGAGGAATGGAAACTGATGTTCAGGATTCAGCAAAG attcctGGGTAGTAACTTACGGATACTTCCAGTACACAACACAGTAAATGCTATTAATCTTATGTGCACTATAGCTAAG ACTGCCTCCAAACCATACACAGATAGGATCTGCTATAGAATGATAACAACTGAGGCTTACATCATTGAGCAAAGTCCTGTTTGGAAAACACTTCAAAAGTTAAAACTGAGTAGTGATCCATTTAACCTAAATTAG